One Candidatus Poribacteria bacterium genomic region harbors:
- a CDS encoding uracil-DNA glycosylase — translation MPLARRDSATAVPQTRQPEPPRTTETGQLVIEPPPATGPFDGWSLEQVRAEAEKCTRCPLHTTRHTVVFGVGDPTSNLMFVGEAPGHDEDLQGEPFVGRAGQLLTKIIEAMGQTRDTVYICNVLKCRPPENRNPLPAEVQECQPFLLRQVEMVSPKVIVGLGTYAVKLLLGTEERISRLRGRFHDMHGVAVMPTYHPAFLLRNPNAKRDVWDDMKLVVARLRGEG, via the coding sequence ATTCCGCTTGCCCGGCGGGACTCCGCAACAGCAGTGCCGCAAACCCGACAGCCTGAACCACCGCGTACGACGGAGACCGGACAGCTCGTGATCGAGCCACCGCCCGCGACGGGCCCATTCGACGGATGGTCGCTAGAACAGGTTCGGGCTGAGGCGGAGAAGTGCACGCGGTGTCCCCTCCACACGACGCGTCACACGGTGGTCTTCGGTGTCGGCGATCCCACGTCGAATCTGATGTTCGTCGGCGAGGCTCCGGGGCACGACGAGGACCTCCAGGGCGAGCCGTTCGTGGGCAGAGCGGGCCAACTGCTCACGAAGATCATCGAGGCGATGGGACAGACGCGCGACACGGTCTATATCTGCAACGTGCTGAAGTGCCGCCCGCCGGAGAACCGGAACCCGTTGCCCGCTGAGGTTCAAGAGTGCCAGCCGTTTCTGCTACGGCAGGTCGAGATGGTCTCCCCGAAGGTGATCGTCGGGCTGGGAACCTATGCCGTCAAGCTGCTCCTCGGCACCGAGGAACGGATCTCGCGACTTCGTGGACGATTCCACGACATGCACGGCGTCGCCGTCATGCCGACATACCATCCCGCCTTCCTCTTGCGGAACCCGAACGCGAAGCGTGACGTCTGGGACGATATGAAGCTCGTCGTCGCGCGACTTCGTGGAGAGGGATAA
- a CDS encoding PTS sugar transporter subunit IIA has translation MTPSGKGDGVLKRLLAPGRVVVAEGARDKWEAIRHLVDVLVDTSQLGDIERQRILNAVFERERKMSTGLERGLAIPHGVYDGVAEELGVLGIFRDGVDFQAHDGRRSDFVMMLVYPPDARKEHVQNLSAIVRTLSSESLCAQLRVTAEPELAFAHLSAADVGDGV, from the coding sequence ATGACACCGTCTGGGAAGGGCGATGGGGTGCTGAAGCGATTGCTCGCACCGGGTCGCGTCGTGGTCGCGGAGGGCGCGCGTGACAAATGGGAAGCCATTCGTCATCTCGTCGACGTCCTCGTGGACACGAGCCAACTGGGAGACATCGAACGCCAGCGTATCCTGAACGCCGTGTTCGAGCGCGAACGGAAGATGAGCACCGGGCTGGAGCGAGGGCTGGCGATCCCGCACGGAGTCTACGATGGCGTCGCCGAAGAGCTGGGGGTTCTTGGCATCTTCCGTGACGGTGTCGACTTCCAGGCGCACGACGGGCGGCGCAGCGACTTCGTCATGATGCTCGTCTATCCGCCGGACGCGCGTAAGGAGCATGTCCAGAATCTTTCGGCGATCGTTCGGACGCTATCATCGGAATCGTTGTGCGCGCAGCTCCGAGTCACCGCCGAGCCGGAGCTCGCGTTCGCCCACCTATCTGCCGCGGACGTGGGAGACGGCGTATGA
- a CDS encoding sigma-70 family RNA polymerase sigma factor has protein sequence MRTEAPDGVLSWVMLGLWCREEPYLRTLARPERRMKMQDEERWVNDALTGSHSAFQRLYDAYRKPMLRFTMSQINDLDAALDIVQASFVIAWRDMHRLRNPKRFGAWLIRIASNLTNRWLRNQYRRRLETSTDDSVAIQTYRRDELRQEVWDAIDVLPPRERESVVLHYIIGYTYDEVANLLHVPESTVLGRLQRARNRLREEFQDMVKQLRLELDATVYDVLQKQAERENTTTDSMATRILAKYATTRSLDTDNKTFDSDRIPVVADLDVEPARTLVRRFFEALAACRYTEASTLSSPNYDDTDWSKSGLVSVAGVLDIGEPYQKPDRRYAAGCGVFVPYAVAMYDGSVRRFRAAVRCDNPNREWRLDGGI, from the coding sequence ATGCGAACCGAAGCGCCGGACGGAGTCTTGTCGTGGGTCATGTTAGGATTATGGTGTCGAGAGGAACCTTATCTAAGAACACTCGCGCGGCCGGAACGTCGAATGAAGATGCAGGACGAGGAACGTTGGGTGAACGACGCCTTGACCGGCTCGCACTCGGCGTTTCAGCGTCTTTACGACGCGTATCGAAAACCAATGCTTCGGTTCACGATGTCGCAAATCAACGACCTCGACGCGGCGTTGGACATCGTTCAAGCATCGTTTGTGATTGCGTGGCGCGATATGCATCGGTTGCGCAATCCAAAGCGATTCGGCGCATGGTTGATACGTATCGCGAGTAATCTGACGAATCGTTGGCTTCGCAATCAGTATCGTCGCCGCCTTGAAACGTCGACGGACGACAGTGTTGCCATACAGACATATCGCCGAGACGAATTGCGTCAAGAGGTCTGGGACGCCATCGATGTGTTGCCTCCGAGAGAACGCGAATCGGTCGTTCTTCATTACATTATCGGCTACACCTACGACGAGGTAGCGAACTTACTGCACGTTCCTGAAAGCACCGTGCTCGGTCGTCTGCAACGCGCTCGCAACCGATTGCGAGAGGAGTTCCAAGACATGGTCAAGCAACTTCGACTCGAACTCGACGCGACCGTATACGATGTCTTGCAGAAGCAAGCCGAACGCGAGAACACGACTACCGATTCGATGGCGACGCGCATCCTGGCGAAGTACGCAACCACCCGATCATTGGACACGGACAACAAGACATTCGATTCGGACAGAATCCCAGTCGTCGCCGATCTGGACGTCGAACCTGCGCGAACTCTCGTTCGGCGGTTCTTCGAGGCGCTCGCCGCGTGCCGATATACCGAAGCGTCCACGCTGTCCTCACCGAACTACGACGATACGGACTGGTCGAAGAGCGGTCTCGTCTCGGTCGCTGGCGTGCTCGACATCGGCGAACCCTATCAGAAGCCCGACCGTCGATACGCCGCCGGATGCGGTGTCTTCGTGCCCTACGCCGTCGCGATGTACGATGGCTCCGTGCGACGCTTTCGAGCCGCCGTCCGCTGCGACAATCCTAACCGCGAATGGCGACTCGACGGCGGTATCTGA
- the ispG gene encoding (E)-4-hydroxy-3-methylbut-2-enyl-diphosphate synthase translates to MDLIPSRRLTRTVYVGDVPIGSSAPVAVQSMITEDTRDVDACVRGILRLRNAGCEIVRVTAPSLSEANAVCEIKARLAQQGVRVPLVADVHHQGSAIAVEVAKAVDKVRVNPGLFVYRKPRQRTEDYSPAEVQEELDAIESELLPVIRVCRERGVAMRIGVNHGSLAERLTVMYGDTPQGMVESALEYVRICEVHDYRDLVISLKASRVSTVLAANRLLAQRLDAENLPYPIHLGVTEAGDGEYARVKSSIGIGTLLAEGIGDTIRVSLSEDPVAEIPVCYGILQALGLRKTTVEYVACPSCGRTKFDLPTVLNEVRRATSHLVGLDIAVMGCIVNGPGEMADADYGYVGKGGGTIALYRGREIVKQAIPEAQGVEELVRLLKADGKWIDPKG, encoded by the coding sequence ATGGACTTGATCCCTTCGCGCCGTCTCACGCGCACGGTCTACGTCGGCGACGTTCCGATAGGGAGCAGCGCCCCCGTCGCCGTGCAGTCGATGATTACGGAAGACACTCGAGACGTCGACGCGTGCGTCCGAGGCATCCTGCGCCTCCGTAACGCCGGCTGCGAAATCGTCCGCGTGACCGCTCCCAGCCTTTCGGAAGCCAATGCCGTCTGCGAGATCAAGGCACGCCTCGCGCAACAGGGCGTGCGGGTTCCGCTCGTCGCGGACGTTCACCATCAGGGGTCGGCGATAGCGGTCGAGGTGGCGAAGGCAGTCGACAAAGTTCGCGTCAACCCCGGTCTGTTCGTCTACCGCAAGCCGCGTCAGCGCACGGAGGACTACTCCCCAGCGGAGGTCCAGGAGGAACTCGACGCAATCGAGTCCGAGCTCCTGCCGGTGATCCGCGTCTGCAGGGAACGCGGCGTCGCCATGCGTATCGGCGTGAACCACGGGTCGCTGGCAGAGCGTTTGACGGTCATGTACGGGGACACGCCGCAAGGCATGGTGGAGTCCGCGCTGGAGTACGTGCGGATCTGCGAGGTGCACGATTACCGCGACCTCGTCATCTCCCTCAAAGCATCGCGCGTCTCGACGGTGCTGGCAGCGAACCGTCTCTTGGCGCAGCGGCTCGACGCCGAGAACCTGCCGTACCCGATCCACCTGGGGGTGACCGAAGCCGGCGACGGCGAGTACGCGCGGGTGAAGTCGTCGATTGGGATCGGCACGCTGCTCGCCGAGGGAATCGGCGACACGATCCGCGTATCGCTTTCGGAGGACCCGGTAGCCGAGATTCCCGTGTGCTACGGGATTCTGCAGGCATTGGGTCTTCGTAAGACGACCGTGGAATATGTGGCGTGTCCCTCTTGCGGCCGCACGAAGTTTGACCTACCTACGGTACTGAATGAAGTGCGTCGGGCGACGTCTCATCTCGTCGGGCTCGACATCGCCGTGATGGGCTGCATCGTGAATGGGCCCGGCGAAATGGCTGATGCCGACTACGGCTATGTCGGCAAGGGCGGCGGCACGATCGCGCTGTATCGCGGACGAGAGATCGTCAAGCAGGCAATCCCGGAGGCGCAAGGCGTCGAGGAGCTCGTGCGGCTCCTCAAAGCCGACGGCAAGTGGATCGATCCAAAGGGCTGA
- a CDS encoding polysaccharide pyruvyl transferase family protein encodes MTAIPLITTTVRTGHNPGDTFIGVGLQHLFEQALGPQRWLLIDRFSARGFKEHESAVRIAPFLVYGGMPQYNNYSRWMYWYDRDLWRDFVAKWRLRVFTMAGGAGFSHADITVEDYVADCMRSSKTRKIIRERVPWSLCTTVRDPYAHALLNALSIPNHHLPCSATWATRHWNIQPSHHRPYVFVVPAPLRFATRRGGGRLHGAARKGEATALAWGAVYRALVDAGYQARVVCHAYDEYLAFRRTVPDDDLWYHGDAFTLLREYASAHTVVSARLHASLPAFGLVGTRVLNVSVDVRGSAVSLLPKIANLVMRTPDPAQVLEAMPKLEPSTPEDLWDWEDAYIRVIRDALPHT; translated from the coding sequence ATGACGGCGATCCCACTGATCACGACGACCGTGCGAACAGGGCACAACCCCGGCGACACGTTCATCGGCGTTGGGCTCCAGCACCTGTTCGAGCAGGCGCTGGGTCCTCAGCGATGGCTGCTCATCGACCGGTTCTCGGCGCGCGGGTTCAAGGAACACGAGTCGGCTGTCCGAATCGCCCCGTTCCTCGTCTACGGCGGGATGCCCCAGTACAACAACTACAGCCGCTGGATGTACTGGTACGACCGCGATCTCTGGCGCGACTTCGTGGCGAAGTGGCGTCTCCGCGTATTCACGATGGCAGGGGGCGCCGGGTTCTCCCATGCCGATATCACCGTCGAGGACTACGTCGCGGATTGCATGCGGAGCTCCAAGACACGGAAGATCATTCGCGAACGCGTTCCGTGGAGCCTGTGCACCACGGTGCGCGATCCCTACGCGCACGCCCTCCTGAACGCTCTGAGCATCCCGAACCACCATCTGCCGTGCTCGGCGACGTGGGCGACCCGACACTGGAATATTCAGCCTTCGCATCACCGACCATACGTTTTCGTCGTGCCGGCCCCGCTCCGGTTCGCCACGCGCCGCGGCGGCGGACGGCTGCACGGTGCGGCGCGGAAAGGCGAAGCGACCGCCCTCGCATGGGGAGCCGTCTATCGTGCGTTGGTCGACGCCGGATATCAGGCACGCGTCGTGTGTCATGCGTACGACGAATACTTGGCGTTCCGGAGAACCGTACCGGATGACGACCTCTGGTATCACGGGGACGCCTTCACGTTGCTGCGCGAGTACGCGTCGGCTCACACGGTCGTGTCGGCTCGTCTGCACGCGAGCCTGCCCGCGTTCGGCTTGGTCGGCACGCGCGTCCTGAACGTGTCGGTGGACGTCCGCGGCTCTGCCGTTTCCCTGCTGCCCAAGATCGCCAACCTGGTCATGCGGACACCCGACCCGGCGCAGGTGCTCGAAGCGATGCCGAAGCTCGAGCCCTCGACGCCCGAAGATCTGTGGGATTGGGAGGACGCCTACATCCGAGTCATCCGCGACGCGCTTCCGCACACCTGA
- a CDS encoding tetratricopeptide repeat protein, producing the protein MSGTDLGELLDRAELESDAGRYEDAVGTYAEILEASPDHERAQLGFVRALLKSGKADQAFEYLQPRESTIREGMVLAELGRLYYEKERFQEAAAAFQRAVDQYPDDGAITANLGFAMWQLGERTAALRVLQDALPNVTQDALLSANMGQIFMQLGMWNEAVSSLERYLADFPNDMQRRIMLAFCLKNAGWREEAETILREVLTIDPNNESAQQQLDLILSEEPDTSDEPAPAQQRRTEASLDLPNLDLDVPDDTGAGEVPQWDFSDVDVVDELDDSAVKKRVAEALVEGIRPFLDTDDLSGALAYLEQQRTTSEAPAEVLNLLGKLFVEDGDYDAAVATFREAIELDRRHAQAYSNLGVLLWQMGEMDEALEVLRGAIELDAEDFDALANLALICHQCGLHDEAVNLYTSYLEARPEDTHIRQELAECYVLLEETSAALQELDTVLLLEPDNEKAQKRYDELSQQSQGDAV; encoded by the coding sequence ATGAGCGGAACGGACCTGGGCGAGCTACTCGATCGGGCGGAGCTTGAGTCGGATGCCGGGCGGTACGAGGATGCCGTCGGCACGTATGCGGAGATTCTCGAGGCGAGCCCCGACCATGAGCGCGCCCAGCTCGGATTCGTGCGCGCACTTCTGAAGTCCGGCAAGGCGGATCAGGCGTTCGAGTACCTCCAGCCTCGCGAATCGACGATCCGCGAGGGCATGGTGCTCGCGGAACTGGGACGGCTGTACTATGAGAAGGAACGCTTTCAGGAAGCCGCCGCGGCATTTCAACGCGCTGTCGATCAGTATCCCGACGACGGTGCGATCACTGCCAACTTGGGCTTCGCCATGTGGCAGCTCGGAGAGCGTACGGCGGCGTTGCGCGTACTTCAGGATGCGCTGCCCAACGTGACGCAAGACGCGCTCCTTTCGGCGAACATGGGGCAAATCTTCATGCAGTTGGGCATGTGGAATGAAGCCGTGTCGTCCTTGGAGCGGTACCTCGCCGACTTCCCGAACGACATGCAGCGCCGAATCATGCTGGCGTTCTGCCTGAAGAACGCAGGCTGGCGCGAGGAAGCCGAGACGATTCTCCGCGAAGTCCTGACGATTGACCCCAATAACGAGAGCGCCCAGCAGCAACTCGATCTGATCCTCTCGGAAGAACCCGACACATCCGATGAACCCGCGCCGGCTCAACAACGGAGAACGGAAGCATCTCTCGACCTGCCGAACCTCGATCTGGACGTACCCGATGACACCGGCGCTGGCGAAGTGCCGCAGTGGGACTTCTCGGACGTCGATGTGGTCGATGAGCTCGACGACTCCGCCGTCAAGAAGCGCGTTGCCGAAGCGTTGGTCGAGGGCATTCGCCCGTTCCTCGACACCGACGATCTGAGCGGAGCGCTCGCGTACCTCGAACAGCAGCGGACAACGTCGGAAGCTCCTGCCGAAGTGCTCAACCTGCTGGGCAAGCTGTTCGTCGAGGACGGCGACTATGATGCCGCCGTCGCCACGTTCCGCGAGGCAATCGAGTTAGATCGCCGCCACGCGCAGGCGTACAGCAATCTGGGCGTGCTCCTGTGGCAGATGGGCGAGATGGACGAGGCTCTCGAAGTGCTGCGCGGTGCAATCGAGCTGGACGCCGAGGACTTCGACGCGCTGGCGAATCTTGCCCTGATCTGCCACCAGTGCGGACTTCACGACGAGGCGGTCAACCTCTACACGTCCTACCTCGAAGCCAGACCCGAAGACACGCATATCCGGCAGGAACTCGCCGAGTGCTACGTCTTGCTGGAGGAGACGTCGGCGGCGCTCCAGGAGCTCGACACCGTCCTGCTTCTGGAACCGGACAATGAGAAAGCGCAGAAGCGGTACGACGAGCTCTCCCAGCAGTCGCAAGGCGACGCGGTCTGA
- a CDS encoding anaerobic sulfatase maturase, producing the protein MNHSTSVGVPYHVMAKPIGPLCNLDCKYCFYLEKEALYPPRNRFRMSSEVLEAYVSQYIESQPGSEIHFAWQGGEPTLMGVDFFRRVVELQAQHCPPDKRIANAFQTNATLLDDEWCAFLAENRFLVGVSIDGPRHLHDRYRVDKQGQPTFDLVMRGIELLKRYRVEFNTLTVVNRVNSRHPLEVYSFLKEHGSGYMQFIPLVERAAPPDGLLTLAPPPALSQPEEAGQIATPWSVEPVAFGDFLSAIFDEWVRHDVGSVYVQLFDVQLGIWLGLPSAMCVFGETCGNALALEHNGDLYACDHYVYPEHRVGNITDAPMRELVDSPQQRRFGDDKREALPRYCRECDVRFACHGECPKHRFLTTPDGEPGLNYLCAGYKRFFRHIDPYMKEMARLVERGQPASQIMQLLAERKRIRESEARWQRSSRNDPCPCGSGRKYKRCCWNRAQASGAR; encoded by the coding sequence ATGAATCATTCCACATCGGTAGGGGTGCCCTACCACGTGATGGCGAAGCCCATCGGGCCCCTCTGCAATCTGGACTGCAAGTACTGCTTCTATCTCGAGAAGGAAGCGCTCTACCCGCCGCGCAATCGGTTCAGGATGAGCAGTGAGGTTCTCGAAGCCTACGTATCGCAGTACATCGAGTCGCAGCCGGGATCCGAAATCCACTTCGCATGGCAGGGCGGAGAGCCGACGCTCATGGGCGTCGACTTCTTCCGACGCGTCGTCGAGCTCCAAGCGCAGCACTGCCCACCGGACAAGCGGATCGCTAACGCGTTCCAGACCAACGCGACATTACTCGACGACGAATGGTGCGCGTTTCTCGCCGAGAACCGGTTCCTCGTCGGCGTCAGCATCGACGGGCCCCGCCACCTACACGACCGGTACCGCGTCGACAAGCAGGGACAGCCGACGTTCGACCTCGTGATGCGAGGGATCGAGCTGCTCAAGCGCTATCGGGTCGAGTTCAACACGTTGACCGTCGTGAACCGCGTCAACTCCCGGCACCCCCTTGAGGTCTACTCGTTCCTCAAGGAGCACGGGTCGGGGTACATGCAGTTCATCCCGCTGGTCGAGCGCGCCGCCCCCCCCGATGGACTGCTCACGCTCGCGCCGCCGCCCGCGCTCAGCCAGCCGGAGGAGGCGGGGCAGATCGCCACGCCCTGGAGCGTCGAACCCGTCGCGTTCGGGGACTTCCTATCGGCGATCTTCGACGAGTGGGTGCGTCATGACGTCGGATCGGTCTACGTTCAGCTTTTCGATGTCCAGTTGGGCATCTGGCTCGGACTGCCATCGGCGATGTGCGTGTTCGGCGAGACGTGCGGCAACGCCCTGGCGCTGGAGCACAACGGCGACCTCTACGCCTGCGACCACTACGTCTACCCGGAGCACCGAGTCGGCAACATCACCGATGCGCCGATGCGAGAGCTCGTCGATTCGCCCCAACAGAGGCGATTCGGTGACGACAAGCGGGAAGCTCTGCCTCGCTACTGCCGCGAGTGCGATGTGCGCTTCGCGTGCCATGGTGAGTGTCCGAAGCACCGTTTTCTCACCACGCCCGACGGCGAGCCGGGTCTGAACTACCTGTGCGCAGGGTACAAACGGTTCTTCCGGCACATTGACCCTTACATGAAGGAGATGGCGCGGCTGGTCGAGCGGGGGCAACCCGCGTCGCAGATCATGCAGCTCCTCGCGGAGCGCAAGCGCATCCGGGAATCGGAGGCACGCTGGCAGCGCTCTAGCCGAAACGACCCGTGTCCGTGCGGAAGCGGCAGGAAGTACAAGCGATGTTGCTGGAACCGCGCGCAGGCGTCTGGCGCACGATGA
- the rfbB gene encoding dTDP-glucose 4,6-dehydratase, with protein MHVLITGGAGFIGANLVRYWLAAHPDDVVVAMDRLAYGTRPENLIGCVEHDRLRFVRGDVADEPTVLNVFSEHPIEGVVHAAAQSHVDRSISDPAATLRDNVLATFTLLEAFRRHAVGARRFHHVSTDEVYGQLGEDGVFHENSPYRPDNPYSATKAASDHLVRAYAHTYGIRATVTHCSNNYGPYQFPDKFIPRMIRRAFARQPLPVYGDGSNVRDWLHVEDHCRAIDRIFQSAPGGETYCVGSNNEWRNIDLVNALCRLIDERTNADAGTHARLITFVPDRPGHDFRYALDASKLRSDLGWEPRVAFDSGLASTLDWYLANTDWIERVLPQRDDNA; from the coding sequence ATGCACGTCCTGATCACGGGCGGAGCCGGTTTCATCGGAGCCAACCTCGTCCGCTATTGGCTCGCCGCCCACCCGGACGACGTGGTCGTCGCCATGGATCGCCTCGCGTACGGCACGCGGCCGGAGAACCTGATCGGCTGCGTCGAGCACGACCGACTGCGATTCGTACGCGGCGACGTCGCCGACGAGCCGACCGTTCTGAATGTGTTCTCGGAGCACCCGATCGAGGGAGTCGTTCACGCCGCCGCTCAAAGCCACGTGGATCGATCCATCAGTGATCCGGCAGCCACGCTGCGTGACAACGTACTCGCTACGTTCACGCTGCTCGAGGCGTTCCGACGCCATGCGGTCGGAGCCCGCCGGTTCCACCATGTGAGCACCGACGAGGTCTACGGGCAGCTCGGCGAGGACGGCGTGTTCCACGAGAACTCCCCGTATCGCCCGGACAACCCGTACTCGGCGACGAAAGCCGCCAGCGACCATCTCGTGCGTGCGTACGCCCACACCTACGGAATCCGCGCGACAGTGACGCACTGCTCCAACAACTACGGTCCGTACCAGTTTCCGGACAAGTTCATCCCCCGCATGATCCGTCGCGCCTTCGCCCGACAGCCGCTGCCCGTCTACGGAGATGGCTCGAACGTGCGCGACTGGCTCCACGTCGAGGACCACTGCCGCGCGATCGACAGAATCTTCCAGTCGGCTCCCGGCGGCGAGACCTACTGCGTCGGCAGCAACAACGAGTGGCGCAACATCGACCTGGTGAACGCGCTCTGTCGGCTGATCGACGAGCGGACAAACGCCGATGCGGGCACTCACGCCCGGCTCATCACGTTCGTGCCGGATCGCCCAGGTCACGACTTCCGATACGCGCTGGATGCGTCTAAGCTGCGATCCGATCTCGGGTGGGAACCTCGCGTAGCGTTCGACTCCGGGCTCGCGTCCACGCTCGATTGGTACCTCGCTAACACGGACTGGATCGAGCGCGTCTTGCCGCAACGCGATGATAACGCGTGA
- a CDS encoding 1-deoxy-D-xylulose-5-phosphate reductoisomerase — protein MSAKRLSILGSTGSIGRSALDIVRAHPDAFEVVSLAANRNVDLLEEQVREFRPKLVAVADEPAARLLRERLRDGDVELFDGEAGIVEAATHGDPDLMLSGIVGAAGLAPTLAALRAGIDIAFVNKEVLVVAGELVVRTAQGTGARILPVDSEISAVFQCLQGSQRRDDLHRIYLTASGGPFRSLPGSQFAAITPQQALNHPNWSMGSKVTIDSATLMNKGLEVIEARWLFDLHLDQVAVVVHPQSIVHSYVEFVDGSVIAQMGVPDMRVPIQYALTYPQRMPTPTPRLDLMGVGSLTFEPADVERFPCLGLAYEAARIGGSMPAVLSGADEVAVDAFLTGRIRFDEIPAVVEATMAVHEPVKSPPLEALFAVDAWAREVAAEMVAKRAA, from the coding sequence CTGAGTGCCAAGAGACTGTCGATCCTCGGATCCACGGGATCCATCGGCCGGAGCGCCCTCGACATCGTCAGGGCTCACCCAGACGCGTTCGAGGTCGTCTCCCTCGCTGCGAATCGGAACGTCGATCTGCTGGAGGAGCAGGTCAGAGAGTTTCGTCCGAAGCTGGTCGCCGTGGCAGATGAACCGGCGGCACGCCTCCTCCGCGAGAGGCTGCGAGACGGCGACGTCGAGCTGTTCGACGGCGAGGCTGGAATCGTCGAAGCGGCGACCCATGGCGATCCCGACCTGATGTTGTCGGGCATCGTCGGAGCCGCCGGGCTCGCCCCGACCCTCGCGGCGCTTCGAGCGGGCATCGACATCGCCTTCGTGAACAAGGAAGTGCTCGTTGTTGCCGGAGAGCTCGTCGTTCGCACGGCTCAAGGGACGGGCGCGCGCATCCTGCCCGTGGACAGCGAGATCAGCGCCGTGTTCCAGTGCCTACAGGGCTCCCAACGACGGGACGATCTGCATCGCATCTACCTCACGGCTTCCGGCGGACCATTCCGGTCATTGCCTGGGTCGCAGTTTGCGGCGATCACTCCACAGCAGGCGCTGAACCATCCGAACTGGAGCATGGGCTCCAAGGTGACGATCGACTCGGCGACGCTGATGAACAAGGGGCTGGAGGTTATCGAAGCGCGGTGGCTCTTCGACCTCCATCTGGATCAGGTCGCTGTCGTCGTGCACCCTCAGAGCATCGTTCACTCCTATGTCGAGTTCGTCGACGGATCGGTGATCGCCCAAATGGGCGTTCCCGACATGCGAGTGCCGATCCAGTATGCGCTGACGTATCCTCAGCGGATGCCGACCCCAACGCCTCGTCTCGATCTGATGGGCGTTGGCTCGCTGACGTTCGAGCCCGCAGACGTCGAGCGATTCCCGTGTCTGGGGCTGGCGTACGAGGCAGCGCGTATCGGCGGCTCGATGCCGGCCGTGCTGAGCGGGGCGGATGAGGTCGCTGTGGACGCGTTTCTGACCGGTCGGATAAGATTCGATGAGATCCCTGCGGTCGTCGAGGCGACGATGGCGGTGCACGAACCGGTGAAGAGCCCGCCGCTCGAAGCCCTGTTTGCTGTGGATGCATGGGCCCGGGAGGTCGCGGCCGAGATGGTCGCCAAGAGAGCCGCTTAG
- a CDS encoding bifunctional phosphoglucose/phosphomannose isomerase produces the protein MSLDSLRVLDEGKMFAILVSLKDHWDRALAIGDEAQLPDSLRGARNIVWVGMGGSAMGGSLVESALNSALSVPLTVVRDYQLPGHVSRDTLVVAASYSGDTEETISGLRDAIRREARVICLTSGGALADAARRQGLGFITIPGGMMPRCGVLYLFGPMVRALSRLEYVDGEAVDAAVDEAGSVIRDAVEECQRPESVAYRLAEAMHGRLPIIYAPQSMEAVALRWRGQINENAKSFAHCHTIPEMNHNEIEGWCHPSDILERAHVVFLRDDHEPDAIRRRIDVTRDLIRPLARGVTEVRARGESLMARLMSHLVFADFTSYYLALRNGVDPTPVDRIKAFKQALAAQAG, from the coding sequence ATGAGCCTCGACTCGCTGCGAGTCCTCGACGAGGGCAAGATGTTCGCCATTCTCGTCTCGCTCAAGGATCATTGGGATCGAGCGCTCGCCATCGGCGACGAAGCGCAACTCCCGGACAGCCTGCGGGGCGCGCGGAACATCGTCTGGGTCGGGATGGGCGGTTCGGCGATGGGTGGCAGTCTGGTGGAATCAGCGCTGAACTCCGCGCTGAGCGTGCCCCTCACGGTCGTCCGCGACTACCAGTTGCCTGGTCACGTCTCACGAGACACGCTCGTCGTGGCAGCCAGCTATTCGGGCGACACGGAAGAGACTATCAGCGGACTCAGAGATGCCATCCGACGTGAAGCCCGCGTGATCTGCCTGACGAGCGGGGGCGCGCTTGCCGATGCGGCGCGACGCCAAGGGCTCGGGTTCATCACGATCCCCGGCGGCATGATGCCGCGCTGCGGTGTTCTATATCTGTTCGGACCCATGGTTCGCGCGCTGTCTCGACTCGAGTACGTCGACGGCGAGGCAGTCGATGCGGCTGTGGACGAGGCCGGCAGCGTGATCCGCGACGCCGTGGAAGAGTGCCAACGACCGGAGAGCGTGGCGTACCGTCTGGCGGAAGCGATGCACGGCCGCCTGCCGATCATCTACGCGCCCCAGAGCATGGAGGCGGTCGCGCTTCGGTGGCGAGGGCAGATCAACGAGAACGCCAAGTCGTTCGCTCACTGCCATACGATACCGGAGATGAACCACAACGAGATCGAGGGGTGGTGCCACCCGTCCGACATCCTAGAACGGGCGCACGTCGTGTTCCTGCGCGACGACCACGAGCCGGACGCAATCCGGAGACGCATCGACGTGACGCGCGATCTCATTCGTCCGCTCGCGCGGGGCGTGACGGAGGTCCGGGCCCGGGGAGAGTCGTTGATGGCTCGTCTCATGTCCCACTTGGTCTTCGCCGACTTCACCAGCTACTACCTGGCGCTCCGTAACGGCGTCGATCCGACGCCCGTGGACCGCATCAAAGCATTCAAGCAGGCGCTCGCGGCCCAAGCTGGGTGA